Part of the Mycolicibacterium thermoresistibile genome, GTGCGTTCGCGGTGGAACAACGCCGCCGCGATCCCACCGGCGATGTTCATCCCGCCGATTGAGTCGCCGAATGCCGGGATGCCTTGCGACAGCGCACCGCCGAGTTCCTCCGGTGTGAGTGCGTGGCCGATCCCGCTGCGGGTCCAGAACGCGGTGCCGTCGAAGCCGCCCACGTCACGCTGCGGGCCCTTGTCGCCGTAGGCGCTCCCGCGGGCGTAGATGATGCCCGGGTTCACCTCCCGGATGTGCTCGACATCGAACTTGTGCTTCTGCCGTTGCACGGGAAGGTAATTGGTCAGGAATACATCGGAGGTCTTGGCGATCTCGTAGAGCACCTCGCGGCCGCCGTCGGTGGAGATGTCGATGCCGATGCTGCGTTTCCCGCGGTTGGGATGCTCGATGAGCGGGTGGCGGTCGGGGTTGAGTTCGAAACCGCCCATGTGGATGAAGCCGCGCTGGGTGTCGCCGCGCACCGGATGCTCCACCTTGATGACGTCAGCGCCCCAGTCGGCGAGGATCGCGCCGGCCGCGGGCACGAACGTGAACTGGGCGACCTCGAGAACTCGGACGCCTTGCATGACCCGTGTCGTCTTCTCGGTCATCGGAACCTTCCGCCGTGTGCGCTGGATCACCCAAGATACTACTGTAACGTTTACCGTTGATGAATCAGTCCCGGGGAGGTGCGGTGGCCGAGGTCGTCACGCAGGAATCCAGCGTCGAACTCGGCCACCGCGCGGCGGCACGAGCCGAAACCCGGATGCTCGTCGACGGTGAACTGGTCGAGGCCGCCTCCGGCGCCCGGTTCGACAACGTCAGCCCCGCCACCGGTCGGGTCCTCGGCGGCGCCGCCGCGGCGGGCGCCCCGGACATGCAACGGGCGATCGGCGCCGCCCGCCGGGCGTTCGACGAGACCGACTGGTCCACCGACCGGGCTTTTCGGCAGCGGTGCCTGCACCAGCTACAGACCGCACTGGAGGCCGAACGTGACCTGCTGGCCGACGAACTCATCGCCGAGGTCGGCTGCCCGGCCATGACCGTCGGCAACGCCCAACTGGACTGGCCGGTCGCCGAATCGCTGCGCTATCCGGCCCGCCTGATCGACGAATTCGAATGGGAGCGAACCCTCGCCGGTGGTGGCCTGTTCGGTGAGCGCAATGTCCGTGTCGTGGTCAAGGAGCCGGTAGGGGTGGTCGCTGCGATCACCCCGTCGAACTTTCCGATCGAGGTGACCCTCAACAAACTCGGCCCCGCATTGGCGGCCGGCAATACGGTGGTGCTCAAACCGGATCCGAACACACCGTGGAACGCCACCCGGCTGGGGCGCCTGATCGCCGAGCACACCGACATCCCGCCCGGGGTGGTGAACGTGGTGCCCACTCCGGACAACGAGGTCGCCGAACTGCTGGCCACCGATCCGCGGGTCGACATGGTGTCGTTCACCGGGTCGACCGAGGTGGGCAAACACCTGCTGCGGCAGGGCGCCGAGACCATGAAGCGCAGCTTCCTGGAACTCGGTGGCAAGTCGGCGCTGATCGTGCTCGACGACGCCGACCCGGACCGGATCATCCCGGCCGCCATCGGGGTATGTGTGCACGCCGGGCAGGCCTGCGCGTCGACCACCCGGATGCTGGTCCACCGGTCGCTCTACGACGACGCCGTCGCGGCCGTCACCGCGGCGTTCGCCGCCGTGCCGGTCGGCGACCCGGCATTGCCGGGCACCGTCGTCGGACCGGTGATCAGCGCCGCGCAACAACAGCGCATACTCGACGCCTGCGATGAGGCCTGCGCGGAGGGTGCCGAGATCACCACGGGAGGAGGCGTTGTCACCGATCTACCGGATCACCTCACCGGCGGGCATTACGTGCAGCCGACGGTCGTGGTCGGGGTCGACAACAGCGCGCCGATCGCCCAGCGGGAGATCTTCGGCCCGGTGCTGGTCATCCTCCCGTTCGCGGACGACGACGAGGCCGTGCGCATCGCCAACGACAGTGTCTTCGGGCTGGCCGGTGCGGTGCTGTCCGGATCCGCCGAACGGGGGATGGCGGTCGCCCGGCGCGTCCGCACCGGAGCGATCGGCGTCAACGGCGGTATGTTCTATGGCGCCGACGCGCCGTTCGGCGGTTTCAAACAGAGCGGTCTCGGCCGGCAGTGCGGTCTGGAGGGATTCCAGCAGTACCTGGAGACCCGGACGATCGCGCACCGGGTGCCGCGGCGGCAGTGATCCGGCCGGTCAGCGCACCGGATCGAAGGTCACCGGGATCGCGGTGGGCGAGCGGAACGGCTGGCCGAAGATGTGCGGATCCCCGTCGGTGACCAATCTGAGGTCGTGTACCCGGCTCAGCAGCGTCTCCAGCGCGACCCGGGTCTCCATCCGGGCCAGATGCAAACCCATGCAGGTGTGCTCACCGGCTGCGAATGACAAGTGCGGCACCCGATCCCGGAAGATGTCGAACTCCTCGGGCCGATCCCAGCGGGTCTCGTCGCGGTTCGCCGAGCCGATGCAGGTGTCCACGACCGCGCCCGCGGGTATCGCCGCACCGCACAACTCGGTGTCCTCGGTGGTGAGCCGCTGCACCGTGGTCAGCGGTGTCTCGTGGCGCAGACCCTCCTCGATCGCCTGCGGGATCAGGCCGGGATCGGCCGCCACGGCCGCGAACTGTTCGGGATGGGTCAGCAGCAGGTAGATCAGGTTGCCCGAGGAACGGTAGGTGGTTTCGAGACCCGCGGGCAGCAGCAGTCGCAGGAATGAGTAGATGGCCTCGTCGCTGAGCTTCTCACCGTCGATCTCGGCGGTGACGAGGTCGCCGATCATGTCATCGGTCGGCTTCGACCGGCGGGACTCCATCTGCTCGAGGAAGTAGTCCTTGAGGGCGGCCGAGGCTTCGAACGCGCGCTGATAGTCGACCGTGTAACTGATCAGCTGAACCGCCCAGCGCCGGAACGTCGGCAGATCCTCCTCGGGCAGGCCGAGCATCCGGGAGATCACCCGGGTGGGGAACTCGAAGGTGAAGTCCCGGACCAGATCAGCGGTGCCGGTGTCGATGAATTCGTCGATCAGGGCGTTGACGATGGGGCGCACGATGCTCGGCTCCCAGCGGGCCAGCGCTTTCGTCTTGAACGCCGCGGAGATCAGATTGCGGTGCGCGCGATGAGTCCCACCTTCCATCGCCAGGAGGGTCGGACCGGTGAACAGTCCGATGGTGGTGTCGTACAACGCCGAGCTGAACACCCTGCCGTCACGGAGGACCCGGTTGACCGCGTCGAACGACATCGCCGCGTAACCGTCGGTGGGGCGCAGTGACTCCGGCGTCCTGGAGTAGTCGATCACGGTGCCGTGAAAGACCCCGGACCCGCGGCGCCGCTCGGCGAAGAACGGGTACGGATCCCGCAGATAGCCGGCCGGTTTGGCGGCGGTCATCACGGAGCCTGGTCCAGAATCCTCCACAGTCGACCTCACAGCTCGATGGGGATTCCGCAGGTCAGCGAGGTGATGTAACCGGCGTCGACATGGATGTCCTGACCGGTGATCCAGCGTGCCGCCGGTGAGCCGAGGAAGTCGATCACCGGCACGACATCGTCGACGGTGGCGTGCCGGCCGACGGTGGCGCGCACCATGTCGAGAATGTCTTTGCCCATGGTCCGCTCGAAGTCGGGCAGGATCGGCGTCTCGACCGGTCCCGGGCTGACGGTGTTGATCCGCACGCCGTACTTCGTCCACGCCGGGCCGGCCAACCGCTTGGCGTACAGGATCACGGCCTGTTTCGAGGAGCTGTACACCGGATAGGCCGGATCCTGCTCGGCCTGCCAGCGTTCCACGGCGTCGGCGTCGGTGGCGTCGAGCAACCCGGCCAGGGTTTCGGTGCGTTGTTCCCAGCCGACCGCGGCGGTCGAGGCGACCGCGACGACGGCGCCGCCCTGCCGCAGCCGCGGCAGCATTCCCTCGGTTATCAGCCGCATGCCCAGGTAGTTGATCTTGAGGACGTCGGCGGCCGCGGCGGTGCCCGGCACCCCGGCGACATGTGCCAGCAGGTCCCAGCCGGTGCCGATCTCGTCGAGGGTCCCGGCGATGTCGGCGGGGTCGCGCAGATCGCATCGCACGTGTCGTGCGGCAGGCGTGTCGTTGGGCTTGATGTCGACCGCGACGACATGCTCGCCACGGTTGTGGAAGTGCGCCGCGGTCGCGGCGCCGATTCCGGAACCCGCACCCACCACCACGATCCGCCGCGGTTCTGCGCCCATGATCTCTCGAGTCTCCCGCTGTCCTCACGGCCGCTTGATGGGCCGACTGTAACCAGAACTGTAAACAATTCGGGCCTGGTGGACAACGGTTGCCACAGCACTTACCGTTAGCCTTACCGCAGGGCTCACAAGAGATGCTGCCAGGGAATTCGGGAGAGGGCATGAGCACCGTCGATGAGCGAATCGACAGCCCGCCGGACGAACGGTCGGTGCTGCGCACCGTGCTGGACCGGCAACGCCGCGCATTCGAGGCCGAGGGCCCGCCGAGTGCCGCGGTGCGGCGGGACCGCATCGATCGACTGATGGCGCTGCTGCTGGAGAACACCGATGCGTTCGTCGACGCGATGGCGGCCGACTACGGCACCCGCTCGAAGGCCGGGTCGCTGTTCACCGAGGTGCTCGGTGTGGTGCCGGTCGTCGAACACACCAGACGCCATGTGGCGCAATGGATGCGGACCACCCCGTTGCTGCGTGCGGCGCGGCTGGTCGGACTGCGCGCCGAGGTCCAGCCCACCCCGCTGGGTGTGGTCGGCATCATCGGGCCGTGGAACTTCCCGGTCAACCTGGTGGTGCTGCCGGCGGCCGCCGCGTTCGCGGCAGGCAACAGGGTGATGATCAAGATGTCGGAGATCACCGGGCGCACCGCGGAATTGATGAAGACCCTGGCACCGACGTACTTCACCCCGGACGAGCTGACCGTGGCCACCGGCGGGCCCGACGTCGCCGCGGAATTCGCCTCGCTGCCGTTCGATCACCTGTTCTTCACCGGCTCACCGACGGTCGGAGGGCTGGTGCAGCGGGCCGCGGCCGACAACCTGGTGCCCGTCACCCTCGAACTCGGCGGCAAGAATCCGGTCGTGGTGGCGCCCAACGCCGATATCGGCCGCTCGGCGACCCGTCTCGCCCAGGCGCGGATGGTCAACGGCGGGCAGGTGTGTGTCTGCCCGGACTACGTCCTGGTGCCCGAACAGCGGGTGCAGGCGTTCGTCGACGGGCTGCTCTCCCAGTGGCGCACCATGTTCCCGACCATCATCGACAACGGTGACTACTGCTCGGCGGTCAACGACGCCAACTTCGACCGGGTGCTGAGCCTGATCGAGGACGCCCGCGAGCGGGGCGCCACCGTGCAACAGGCGGTGCCGGACGGCGAATCGCTGCCGGACCGGGCCACCCGGAAGATCCCGCCGACGGTGATCCGCGATGTCGACGACGATATGCGGATCGCCGCGGAAGAGGTGTTCGGACCGGTGCTCACGGTGCGGGGCTATCGGCGCCTCGACGACGCCATCGCCTACGTCAACGCGCGGCCGTCGCCTCTGGTCGCCTACTGGTTCGGGCCCGACGACGCCGACTTCCGGACCTTCGTCCGGCGTACCCGCAGCGGTGGTGTGGCCCGGAACGACTTCGCCGCCCAGATGATCCCGTCCGACGCCCCGTTCGGTGGGGTGGGCCGCAGCGGGATGGGCGCGTACCACGGCAAGGCCGGATTCGACACGTTCAGTCACCACCGCACCATCGTCGGCAGCGATCTGCCGTTCTCCATCACCGCAAGTGCCGCCCCGCCGTTCGGCGCGGCGATGCGGCGCGGCGCGGAGTTCCGACTCCGCATGGCCCGCAACCGAACCCGGCGTCGGATCCAGCGGAGGAGGCGTTGACCAGACGATGACGACGACGAAACTGATCTTCGACCCGTTCTCCGAGGACTTCTTCAACGGTCCCTATGAGACCTATCGGCGGATGCGCGAAGAGGCGCCCGTCTACTACAGCGAGGAGTACGACTTCTACGCGCTCAGCCGGCACGCGGATGTGGCAGCGGCGTTCAAGGACTTCGAGACCTACTCGTCTGCGCGGGGTGTCGACCTGGCCATGGTGCGCAATCCGGAACCGCCGCCGCACAGATCGATCATCATGATGGACCCGCCGGAGCATCGGCACATGCGCAGCCTGCTCAACCGGGTGTTCACCCCGCGGGCGATCCAGTCGCTGCGGTCGATGGTCGAGGAGGTCGTCGACGACTGTCTGGCTGCCGTGGATCCGGCGGGTTTCGACGCGGTGCAGGACTTCTCGGCGCTGTTCCCGATCGAGATCATCTCCCGGATGCTCGGCGTGCCGACCGAGTACCGGCAGCAGATGCGGCTGTGGGTCGATGATTTCCTGCACCGCGAACCCGGCGAGGTCGAGATGAGCCGACGCGGCGTC contains:
- a CDS encoding aldehyde dehydrogenase family protein codes for the protein MNQSRGGAVAEVVTQESSVELGHRAAARAETRMLVDGELVEAASGARFDNVSPATGRVLGGAAAAGAPDMQRAIGAARRAFDETDWSTDRAFRQRCLHQLQTALEAERDLLADELIAEVGCPAMTVGNAQLDWPVAESLRYPARLIDEFEWERTLAGGGLFGERNVRVVVKEPVGVVAAITPSNFPIEVTLNKLGPALAAGNTVVLKPDPNTPWNATRLGRLIAEHTDIPPGVVNVVPTPDNEVAELLATDPRVDMVSFTGSTEVGKHLLRQGAETMKRSFLELGGKSALIVLDDADPDRIIPAAIGVCVHAGQACASTTRMLVHRSLYDDAVAAVTAAFAAVPVGDPALPGTVVGPVISAAQQQRILDACDEACAEGAEITTGGGVVTDLPDHLTGGHYVQPTVVVGVDNSAPIAQREIFGPVLVILPFADDDEAVRIANDSVFGLAGAVLSGSAERGMAVARRVRTGAIGVNGGMFYGADAPFGGFKQSGLGRQCGLEGFQQYLETRTIAHRVPRRQ
- a CDS encoding cytochrome P450 → MTAAKPAGYLRDPYPFFAERRRGSGVFHGTVIDYSRTPESLRPTDGYAAMSFDAVNRVLRDGRVFSSALYDTTIGLFTGPTLLAMEGGTHRAHRNLISAAFKTKALARWEPSIVRPIVNALIDEFIDTGTADLVRDFTFEFPTRVISRMLGLPEEDLPTFRRWAVQLISYTVDYQRAFEASAALKDYFLEQMESRRSKPTDDMIGDLVTAEIDGEKLSDEAIYSFLRLLLPAGLETTYRSSGNLIYLLLTHPEQFAAVAADPGLIPQAIEEGLRHETPLTTVQRLTTEDTELCGAAIPAGAVVDTCIGSANRDETRWDRPEEFDIFRDRVPHLSFAAGEHTCMGLHLARMETRVALETLLSRVHDLRLVTDGDPHIFGQPFRSPTAIPVTFDPVR
- a CDS encoding coniferyl-alcohol dehydrogenase; translated protein: MGAEPRRIVVVGAGSGIGAATAAHFHNRGEHVVAVDIKPNDTPAARHVRCDLRDPADIAGTLDEIGTGWDLLAHVAGVPGTAAAADVLKINYLGMRLITEGMLPRLRQGGAVVAVASTAAVGWEQRTETLAGLLDATDADAVERWQAEQDPAYPVYSSSKQAVILYAKRLAGPAWTKYGVRINTVSPGPVETPILPDFERTMGKDILDMVRATVGRHATVDDVVPVIDFLGSPAARWITGQDIHVDAGYITSLTCGIPIEL
- a CDS encoding coniferyl aldehyde dehydrogenase translates to MSTVDERIDSPPDERSVLRTVLDRQRRAFEAEGPPSAAVRRDRIDRLMALLLENTDAFVDAMAADYGTRSKAGSLFTEVLGVVPVVEHTRRHVAQWMRTTPLLRAARLVGLRAEVQPTPLGVVGIIGPWNFPVNLVVLPAAAAFAAGNRVMIKMSEITGRTAELMKTLAPTYFTPDELTVATGGPDVAAEFASLPFDHLFFTGSPTVGGLVQRAAADNLVPVTLELGGKNPVVVAPNADIGRSATRLAQARMVNGGQVCVCPDYVLVPEQRVQAFVDGLLSQWRTMFPTIIDNGDYCSAVNDANFDRVLSLIEDARERGATVQQAVPDGESLPDRATRKIPPTVIRDVDDDMRIAAEEVFGPVLTVRGYRRLDDAIAYVNARPSPLVAYWFGPDDADFRTFVRRTRSGGVARNDFAAQMIPSDAPFGGVGRSGMGAYHGKAGFDTFSHHRTIVGSDLPFSITASAAPPFGAAMRRGAEFRLRMARNRTRRRIQRRRR